One genomic segment of Fervidobacterium pennivorans includes these proteins:
- the smc gene encoding chromosome segregation protein SMC, whose amino-acid sequence MVLKEIFIKGFKSFADPVRLEVSDRVTVVVGPNGSGKSNVVDAIRWVLGEQSMKEIRAQEREDVVFWGNEKRPPAQYAYVELVFEDNGNKVSIARELSRDGTSRYLLNGDEVRLKDLRELLMTHGFGKNPYSIIGQGQIDKIVSATPESLRAIIEEIAGIGIYREKKKEALAKLDATQINLSRITDVLFEVDKNRKSLYLKAKRAERYLEYSQELENVKKEYYGGVYRLETQRLADMESYFNELNISLKEKLKQLAQLEMNWSTLREEFNQIDVEMESYTKTLEEFKIREDQLREIREKFTKKLNELESKYIEITTRLDMLTDEANSLKNRYEEIKLIVSKITEEINEKESELSKLEKEKSEIYTQYSEQEKEILKKKQEYEEIEKSLAKIHNEIVRLTETNQDIKHRLEMIQSQRTSKETRKQELEEEINDLEKHLLEIVEKENELVKELEVVKSSLEEYNQSKELKTHQLDTIVRRQKEILAEIDVLNKQISEYQGFGYSIRKIFENKDIFKGLIDVVANLIDFDKSLSTAYETLLGGAVQHVVVKTAEDAKQIIDFLKAGEYGRATFIPLDLIDASFSPISGIEHEPGFIGYAANLVNVSAEYRNLPLYLFGNDIIVKDIDCAIEIKRKYEIRSRIVTLDGELISGRGAISGGKAKEDYSNSLIARKVRLKTLQEELEKLVNEKSKVEKEIEEISKEIKQLQENMAIIREELASVSSKSLSSKRVLEELQKALRDVTNELSDLIKLEAEYNGKYEGNIARIEYLEEESKVLEEKRKVLQADVSEFSKELEEHRKKLEILNENIATLRAELKNLAERKLQYTAENDRINNRLEEIAKEVADAKYNISQLEQEINDTKNFLIENERELESLKATAQDIFTNIRERKSGKEEKLQQLQTLEEEISRIKSEIESTRERIHETDLRIQEIRFRISNVPEEYRNPVEIESERLDELAQLMKDLENKIKMLGAVDLSAIDEYKAVENEYNELVKQKLDLEEAKRKLEELIEQTDIQAREQFLNTYNRINAAFKGYIENLFYGGTGSMRLIDDGNIFESGIEIVVSKAGKKVQKLQLLSGGEKALVGIALIMAMLESNKGVFYVLDEVDAPLDDYNSEKFRRLLEQQQSQFIVITHNKLIMEAGDIVHGVTMVDGISKIIQVKMEEVTA is encoded by the coding sequence GTGGTATTAAAGGAGATTTTCATAAAAGGTTTCAAGTCGTTCGCTGACCCAGTTCGATTGGAGGTATCAGATAGAGTAACAGTTGTTGTAGGTCCCAACGGCTCTGGAAAATCAAACGTGGTCGATGCGATACGTTGGGTGCTCGGTGAACAATCTATGAAAGAAATCCGTGCGCAAGAGCGCGAAGATGTGGTATTTTGGGGAAATGAGAAAAGACCACCCGCACAATATGCTTACGTGGAACTTGTTTTTGAAGATAACGGGAATAAAGTTTCTATTGCTAGGGAATTATCACGTGACGGGACAAGTAGGTATCTGCTCAACGGAGATGAAGTAAGGCTTAAAGATTTGAGAGAGCTACTGATGACACACGGGTTTGGAAAAAACCCGTATTCTATTATTGGTCAAGGTCAAATCGATAAGATAGTATCCGCCACACCCGAAAGTTTGCGTGCAATAATAGAAGAGATTGCTGGAATTGGTATCTATCGAGAAAAGAAGAAAGAAGCATTAGCAAAACTCGATGCAACGCAAATCAACCTCAGTAGGATAACAGATGTGCTTTTTGAGGTTGACAAAAATAGAAAATCACTCTACTTGAAAGCAAAAAGAGCAGAAAGATATCTTGAGTATTCTCAGGAATTAGAAAATGTGAAGAAAGAATATTATGGAGGAGTCTATCGTTTAGAAACCCAAAGACTTGCCGACATGGAAAGTTATTTCAATGAGTTGAACATCTCTTTGAAAGAGAAACTAAAGCAGCTTGCGCAACTTGAAATGAATTGGTCTACTCTCCGTGAGGAATTCAACCAGATAGACGTGGAAATGGAAAGTTACACAAAGACTTTGGAAGAGTTCAAGATACGAGAAGACCAGCTCAGGGAGATTAGAGAGAAATTTACAAAGAAACTCAATGAGCTTGAAAGTAAGTATATTGAAATAACAACACGTCTTGACATGTTGACGGATGAGGCAAATTCACTGAAAAATAGATACGAGGAAATAAAACTCATCGTCTCAAAAATAACGGAAGAGATTAATGAGAAAGAATCCGAGCTCTCAAAACTTGAAAAAGAAAAGAGCGAAATATACACGCAGTATTCTGAGCAAGAGAAGGAGATACTGAAAAAGAAACAAGAATACGAGGAGATAGAAAAAAGCCTTGCAAAAATCCACAATGAGATAGTTCGTTTGACGGAAACAAACCAAGATATCAAGCACCGACTTGAAATGATTCAGAGTCAAAGAACGTCCAAGGAAACAAGGAAGCAAGAGCTGGAGGAAGAAATAAACGACCTTGAGAAACATTTGCTTGAAATCGTAGAGAAAGAGAACGAACTTGTGAAGGAATTAGAGGTTGTCAAAAGTTCACTGGAAGAGTACAATCAAAGTAAAGAATTGAAAACTCATCAGCTGGATACGATTGTGCGAAGGCAGAAAGAAATACTAGCAGAAATCGATGTTTTGAATAAGCAAATCTCAGAGTATCAAGGATTTGGTTATTCAATAAGGAAGATATTCGAAAACAAAGACATATTTAAAGGACTCATAGACGTTGTTGCCAATCTTATTGACTTTGATAAATCGCTCTCTACAGCTTACGAAACACTTTTGGGCGGAGCAGTGCAACATGTTGTTGTAAAAACCGCAGAAGATGCAAAACAAATAATCGACTTCTTAAAAGCGGGTGAGTATGGTCGTGCCACTTTCATACCCTTGGATTTGATAGACGCTTCATTTTCGCCTATCAGCGGTATTGAACACGAGCCGGGATTCATTGGATATGCCGCGAATCTTGTAAATGTATCAGCAGAATACAGGAATTTACCACTTTATTTATTTGGTAACGACATAATTGTCAAAGATATCGACTGTGCAATAGAGATAAAAAGAAAGTATGAAATCAGGTCAAGGATTGTTACACTCGATGGTGAACTCATCTCAGGTCGAGGGGCTATCAGTGGTGGAAAAGCGAAGGAAGATTATTCGAACTCGTTGATAGCAAGAAAGGTTAGACTAAAGACACTACAAGAAGAACTTGAAAAGTTAGTTAATGAGAAGAGCAAAGTCGAAAAGGAGATTGAAGAAATCAGTAAAGAGATAAAGCAACTTCAAGAAAATATGGCAATAATAAGAGAAGAGCTTGCAAGTGTGTCAAGTAAGTCTCTCTCATCCAAACGTGTGCTCGAAGAACTCCAGAAAGCACTAAGGGATGTTACAAACGAACTTTCTGACTTAATCAAACTCGAGGCAGAATACAACGGAAAGTACGAAGGTAATATTGCTCGAATAGAATATTTGGAAGAAGAAAGCAAAGTGCTGGAAGAAAAACGAAAGGTTTTACAAGCAGATGTCAGCGAATTTTCAAAAGAACTAGAAGAGCATAGGAAAAAATTGGAGATTCTAAATGAAAATATCGCAACATTACGTGCGGAGTTGAAAAACCTTGCTGAAAGAAAACTACAATACACAGCCGAGAATGATAGAATAAACAACAGGTTGGAAGAAATTGCTAAAGAGGTGGCCGATGCTAAGTACAATATATCGCAACTTGAGCAGGAAATAAATGACACGAAGAACTTCCTAATAGAAAACGAAAGGGAACTGGAAAGTTTAAAAGCAACGGCACAGGATATCTTCACAAATATTAGAGAAAGAAAGAGCGGAAAAGAGGAAAAACTACAACAACTCCAGACATTGGAAGAGGAGATAAGCCGAATAAAAAGTGAGATAGAATCAACAAGGGAAAGAATCCATGAAACGGATTTAAGAATACAAGAAATTAGATTCAGGATTTCAAATGTTCCCGAGGAATACAGAAATCCCGTAGAGATAGAATCTGAGAGATTGGATGAACTCGCTCAGCTAATGAAGGATTTGGAGAATAAAATAAAGATGCTCGGTGCCGTTGATTTGAGTGCTATTGATGAATACAAGGCTGTTGAAAATGAATATAACGAGCTTGTGAAACAGAAATTGGACCTGGAAGAAGCAAAAAGGAAGTTGGAAGAACTCATTGAACAGACCGATATCCAAGCAAGAGAGCAATTTTTAAACACATACAACAGAATTAACGCAGCCTTCAAAGGATACATAGAAAACCTGTTCTATGGTGGAACGGGTAGTATGAGATTAATTGACGACGGGAATATATTTGAATCAGGCATAGAAATCGTGGTTTCAAAAGCTGGTAAAAAGGTCCAGAAACTCCAATTGCTCTCTGGTGGGGAGAAAGCGCTTGTTGGAATTGCACTTATAATGGCGATGCTTGAATCTAACAAAGGGGTTTTTTACGTTCTTGATGAGGTTGATGCCCCACTTGATGATTACAACTCAGAAAAGTTCAGAAGACTTTTGGAACAACAACAGTCGCAGTTCATAGTAATAACGCACAACAAGCTGATTATGGAAGCTGGGGATATTGTGCACGGGGTAACTATGGTTGATGGCATTTCAAAAATCATTCAAGTGAAGATGGAGGAGGTAACAGCATGA
- a CDS encoding PAS domain-containing protein translates to MRYLYFLQQFFERLPAPAFIKDNKGRYLWINKELENVLGLPEEKIIGKLESEIFGIEEIEEIDRKVKRTRRNHSHEIVYNGRHYNIQRMPIRLGDGNYGVAGVMFDITQKVLEQSLYKLLSFVEEKIMEALGEADGDIVTFVTSFSRKFHAQYPHVAVVLLMNNEYLIGTKDEKIIEKAKEINEVKTFVHDKKTYQVVPIDRFKFVVHVPEHYTSMAKAMAGFLGSYVLAALKVLENQKVYKDVTEKLNSITKIIELWNKTQTLEEYLTLMLDELVKVIPETQKASVWLLENDEYKCVAVYNYDDEVKNLVIKASEDSYGPHIGENKVVELLDAYKLNRESKYKDLWEKTGVTSPNFIPLIGSVKVGDKKVIIISLDNFEGSRFSEASKKVLQIFVELLSTFLSSKEK, encoded by the coding sequence ATGAGGTATCTATACTTTTTGCAACAGTTTTTTGAAAGACTTCCAGCACCTGCGTTTATTAAAGACAATAAAGGACGTTACCTGTGGATAAATAAAGAACTTGAAAACGTTCTGGGGTTGCCGGAAGAAAAGATTATAGGAAAGCTCGAGAGCGAAATTTTTGGTATTGAAGAAATTGAGGAAATCGATAGGAAGGTCAAAAGAACTAGAAGAAACCACTCACATGAGATAGTTTACAACGGAAGACATTACAACATCCAGAGAATGCCTATCAGACTTGGTGATGGGAACTACGGTGTTGCCGGTGTGATGTTCGATATCACACAAAAGGTTCTTGAACAGAGCTTGTATAAACTACTGTCTTTTGTTGAAGAAAAAATTATGGAAGCTTTGGGTGAAGCTGATGGAGATATAGTTACGTTTGTAACGTCTTTTTCCAGAAAATTCCATGCACAGTATCCTCACGTTGCAGTTGTTCTTCTAATGAACAACGAATATTTAATAGGGACAAAAGATGAAAAGATTATAGAGAAGGCAAAAGAGATTAACGAAGTTAAAACATTCGTCCACGATAAGAAGACTTATCAAGTTGTTCCTATCGACCGTTTCAAATTTGTTGTTCATGTGCCTGAGCACTATACAAGCATGGCAAAAGCGATGGCAGGATTCTTAGGTTCTTACGTGCTTGCTGCGTTAAAAGTTTTGGAAAATCAAAAGGTCTACAAAGATGTTACAGAAAAACTCAATTCAATTACCAAGATTATCGAGCTTTGGAACAAAACCCAAACACTTGAAGAATATCTAACACTCATGCTCGATGAACTTGTAAAAGTTATCCCAGAAACGCAAAAGGCTTCTGTGTGGCTTTTAGAAAATGACGAATACAAGTGTGTCGCAGTTTACAACTACGATGATGAAGTTAAGAATCTTGTTATAAAGGCTTCCGAAGACAGTTATGGACCGCACATTGGCGAAAACAAAGTTGTGGAGTTGTTGGATGCATATAAGTTAAACAGGGAAAGTAAATACAAGGACCTCTGGGAAAAAACAGGGGTTACCTCTCCGAACTTTATTCCCTTGATTGGTAGTGTTAAGGTTGGTGATAAAAAGGTAATAATTATATCGCTTGATAATTTTGAAGGTAGTCGTTTTTCGGAGGCCAGTAAAAAAGTTTTGCAGATTTTTGTTGAATTGCTCTCAACATTCTTGTCTTCAAAGGAAAAATAA
- the fliJ gene encoding flagellar export protein FliJ gives MSFRLEKLLSLRQKEEEALKNELSRIRAEIRKLEEEIEQVSNSKKITEEQLRSGVQTGAQVAFLIYLVQMYDEHLKKLKLKLSNIRKIEEETLRAYLEKRTERRSFEKLKERYVRAQLLEADRKERKIIDEVALQKYIKSLEGR, from the coding sequence TTGTCATTCCGCCTTGAAAAGTTACTGTCACTAAGGCAAAAGGAAGAAGAGGCTTTAAAAAATGAGCTTAGCAGAATCAGGGCAGAAATAAGAAAGTTAGAAGAAGAGATAGAACAGGTCAGCAACTCGAAAAAAATCACAGAAGAGCAACTGCGTAGTGGTGTTCAAACCGGTGCGCAGGTTGCTTTTTTAATCTACCTTGTTCAAATGTACGATGAACATTTGAAAAAGCTTAAGCTGAAACTGAGTAACATTCGTAAGATAGAGGAAGAAACCTTAAGAGCTTATCTTGAAAAACGAACCGAGCGCAGAAGTTTCGAAAAGCTCAAGGAAAGATATGTCAGAGCGCAGTTGCTGGAAGCTGACAGAAAAGAAAGGAAAATTATAGATGAAGTGGCTCTACAAAAGTACATAAAAAGTTTAGAAGGGCGTTGA
- a CDS encoding YdcF family protein, with product MLELTKIISAFIIFPGFFVTFFAILAFYFFLKKKKPLKPLRSAWLPVLFLSLSVFFYMVSSTWFVNLFSKVLYIPDTKDKGDYIVVLGGGIDEYSGSVEVGKHTLRRLYKGYLLYKSKPRKIVVTSGVVSKGIPEAFVMKDVLISFGVPEEDVIVEDKARNTFQNAQYTYSIIGDRPITLVTSVTHMKRSLLSFRKFFKEVYHIQSDVPLDFRNAFLDYIPTYRAFYTFCNIVYELVGILQYAIFKS from the coding sequence ATGCTTGAACTCACGAAGATAATATCTGCTTTTATTATATTTCCAGGATTTTTCGTTACATTTTTTGCGATTTTAGCATTTTATTTTTTTCTTAAGAAGAAAAAGCCATTAAAACCTCTGAGAAGTGCTTGGTTACCTGTTCTATTCCTTTCACTCTCTGTGTTCTTTTACATGGTTTCCTCAACCTGGTTCGTGAATTTGTTTTCTAAGGTTCTATACATTCCAGATACAAAAGACAAAGGGGATTACATCGTTGTTCTTGGTGGAGGAATTGATGAATACTCTGGAAGCGTTGAGGTAGGAAAACACACACTTAGGAGATTGTATAAGGGGTATTTACTTTACAAGTCAAAACCAAGAAAGATTGTCGTTACAAGTGGAGTGGTTTCAAAAGGTATTCCGGAAGCTTTTGTTATGAAAGATGTGTTAATCTCATTTGGTGTACCTGAGGAAGATGTTATTGTTGAAGATAAAGCAAGGAACACCTTCCAAAACGCACAGTATACTTATAGTATAATTGGAGACAGACCTATTACTCTTGTGACGAGTGTAACACATATGAAGAGAAGTTTGCTGTCGTTCAGGAAATTTTTCAAGGAAGTTTACCATATCCAAAGCGACGTGCCTCTTGATTTTCGAAATGCCTTTCTTGATTACATACCCACATACAGAGCCTTTTATACTTTTTGCAATATAGTGTATGAGTTGGTTGGGATTCTTCAGTATGCGATTTTTAAGAGCTAA
- a CDS encoding rhomboid family intramembrane serine protease, translating to MFPLYDTIPSLRKPVVNYMIVITNVLVFLYELTLFWDPELLQEFFYTFGFVPERMFYAFPVLQIFTHMFVHGGWSHIIGNMWFLKIFGDNVEDAMGHFKFFLFYITGGIFALFFHVIFNPFSPYPLVGASGAISAVMGAYFILFYYSRIVSLVFFILPFIVEIPAVIYLFVWFLLQVLNGMLADVTGTGVAYWAHAGGFIYGVLVGMRIRKKRYWY from the coding sequence ATGTTTCCACTTTACGATACAATACCAAGTTTGAGAAAACCTGTTGTGAATTATATGATTGTGATAACCAACGTCCTTGTTTTTCTCTATGAATTAACATTATTTTGGGATCCAGAACTTCTCCAGGAATTTTTCTACACGTTCGGATTTGTTCCAGAGCGTATGTTCTATGCATTCCCTGTCTTACAGATTTTCACACATATGTTTGTCCATGGTGGGTGGTCGCATATAATCGGTAATATGTGGTTTTTGAAGATATTTGGCGACAACGTCGAAGATGCCATGGGGCATTTTAAATTCTTTCTGTTTTACATAACGGGTGGAATTTTTGCTTTGTTTTTCCATGTAATATTTAACCCGTTCTCCCCTTATCCATTGGTGGGTGCTTCTGGTGCAATATCCGCAGTTATGGGTGCTTATTTCATTTTGTTCTACTATTCACGCATAGTTTCTCTTGTCTTTTTCATCCTTCCATTTATCGTGGAAATTCCCGCGGTGATTTACTTATTTGTCTGGTTCTTACTGCAAGTATTGAACGGTATGTTAGCTGATGTCACAGGAACAGGTGTTGCCTACTGGGCACACGCTGGAGGTTTTATCTACGGCGTTCTTGTTGGAATGAGAATCAGGAAGAAAAGGTACTGGTATTGA
- a CDS encoding asparaginase, whose product MISGNWMTKRKKKIIIISTGGTIAMVKKGRTVVPYDKGNALVTDIPELYDIADVELYEFSNIPSPYMTPKLMFELARKIDEFLEEKGYDGAVVTHGTDTLEETAYFLDLVLKTEKPVVLTASMRNISELSTDGPRNVLSSVLVASCDDSYGMGVVVCLNDEIHAAREVTKTYTSNVATFDSPGYGPLGLVDENNVIYFRKSLTREKIPTDRVEERVAVVKTFTGDDGTILRTVYEMGYKGIVLEGFGRGNVPPELADVVEEIVKKGIPVVITSRCFKGRVYPIYGYTGGGADLRRRGAILSEHPLAQKARIKLMVVLGITNDIEEIRKYFEKHIGGVVSEVEH is encoded by the coding sequence ATGATTTCTGGTAATTGGATGACCAAAAGAAAAAAGAAGATAATTATTATAAGCACAGGTGGAACAATAGCAATGGTGAAAAAAGGTAGGACTGTTGTTCCGTATGACAAGGGGAATGCACTTGTTACAGACATACCCGAACTTTACGATATCGCCGATGTGGAGCTTTACGAATTCTCTAATATTCCAAGTCCTTACATGACTCCAAAGTTGATGTTTGAACTTGCAAGAAAGATAGATGAATTTTTAGAAGAAAAAGGATACGACGGAGCTGTCGTGACGCACGGAACTGACACATTGGAAGAGACAGCTTACTTTCTTGACCTCGTGTTGAAGACGGAAAAGCCCGTTGTCTTGACAGCGTCAATGAGGAACATCAGTGAGCTTAGCACGGACGGTCCACGAAATGTACTTTCATCTGTACTTGTTGCTTCTTGTGATGATAGCTACGGAATGGGGGTTGTTGTGTGTTTGAATGACGAAATACATGCGGCGAGGGAAGTGACAAAGACATATACGAGTAATGTGGCAACGTTTGATTCTCCAGGTTACGGTCCACTTGGCTTGGTGGATGAGAACAATGTGATATACTTTAGAAAATCACTGACAAGAGAGAAGATACCGACCGATAGAGTAGAGGAAAGGGTAGCTGTTGTTAAGACTTTTACAGGTGATGATGGCACAATTTTGCGTACTGTATATGAAATGGGTTACAAAGGGATTGTATTGGAGGGTTTTGGACGCGGTAACGTTCCACCAGAACTTGCTGATGTGGTTGAAGAGATTGTAAAAAAGGGAATTCCTGTGGTAATTACATCGCGATGTTTCAAAGGAAGGGTGTATCCAATATACGGATACACAGGTGGTGGCGCTGATTTGAGAAGACGAGGTGCTATACTCAGTGAACACCCACTTGCTCAGAAGGCAAGAATTAAACTGATGGTTGTCCTTGGAATTACGAACGATATAGAGGAAATAAGGAAATACTTTGAAAAGCACATAGGAGGGGTGGTAAGTGAAGTTGAGCATTAG
- a CDS encoding AI-2E family transporter gives MKLSIRQQALLIVLLYAAIFFIAFAISKTLLYVFVFSLISILVVNFIYKNLLKIKIPHPISVTLSLIIYFGVLVYAFVNIIPLVVNQIGSFYEFMKKILDSKYWENYLVDNPELSKVIGNLADWASPRISELFNNFLLDFAKKLPGIGVIIFYSILFTVYVTIYTKWTTKSLPGLFPKRVRPLIEDFLTKLGNSLQSYVDVILLGALIVGVSFYFLFTIFLPEYTILLSFWGFITNFIPIVGVVIEWIPILIVTLGLGFKNFLIVNSIVAIVHLGAFLFFIFIMKHKADINPVLMLIFIFLVGLVYGLVGTFFAVPVAIFFVTLWNEFIKSELDETRI, from the coding sequence GTGAAGTTGAGCATTAGACAACAAGCACTTCTCATAGTGCTTTTGTATGCTGCGATATTTTTCATAGCATTTGCAATTTCAAAAACATTGTTATACGTCTTCGTTTTTTCGCTGATATCCATATTAGTGGTAAATTTCATCTACAAAAATTTGCTGAAGATAAAAATCCCGCATCCTATCTCTGTGACTTTATCACTGATTATATATTTTGGAGTGTTAGTCTACGCATTTGTCAACATCATACCCTTAGTTGTTAACCAAATAGGCTCTTTCTATGAGTTCATGAAGAAGATTCTAGATTCAAAATATTGGGAAAATTACTTGGTTGACAATCCAGAACTGTCCAAAGTTATAGGTAACTTAGCTGACTGGGCAAGCCCAAGGATTTCAGAGCTGTTCAACAATTTCCTTTTGGATTTTGCTAAGAAACTTCCCGGTATTGGCGTTATTATTTTTTATAGCATACTCTTCACAGTCTACGTAACGATATACACTAAATGGACAACAAAATCACTACCAGGACTTTTCCCCAAGCGAGTTAGACCTCTGATAGAGGATTTCCTTACAAAATTGGGAAATTCTTTGCAAAGTTATGTTGATGTGATTCTTCTTGGAGCACTTATCGTAGGCGTGAGTTTCTATTTCCTTTTCACGATTTTCCTTCCAGAGTATACAATCCTACTTTCCTTTTGGGGATTCATAACTAATTTTATACCAATAGTCGGGGTTGTTATTGAGTGGATACCTATTCTGATAGTTACACTGGGATTGGGTTTCAAGAACTTTTTGATAGTGAATTCAATCGTTGCTATAGTTCATTTAGGTGCGTTTTTGTTCTTCATCTTTATCATGAAACACAAAGCTGATATCAACCCGGTTTTGATGTTGATATTCATCTTCTTAGTAGGGTTGGTCTACGGATTAGTTGGAACATTCTTCGCTGTGCCTGTTGCCATATTTTTTGTGACATTGTGGAACGAATTCATCAAAAGCGAGTTGGATGAAACAAGAATTTGA
- the panB gene encoding 3-methyl-2-oxobutanoate hydroxymethyltransferase, giving the protein MGAVNTRKIIDMKGKEPIVMVTAYDYPTAKIASEAGVDIILVGDSLGNVVLGYDSTIPVSMEEMLMHIKAVRRGAPEAFIVGDMPFLSYEVSIEKAVENAGLMLKAGANAIKLEGGEEYADTIRQIIRAGIPVMGHLGFTPQSVNLLGGHRVQGKTNESKEKLLRDAKALEEAGCFAIVLELVVESVAKKITESINIPTIGIGAGRFCDGQVLVFHDIVGLSQMNLKFVKRYANTYEIMLDAIKKYREEVKSKLFPEEKHIFE; this is encoded by the coding sequence ATGGGAGCAGTTAACACGAGGAAGATTATAGATATGAAGGGCAAAGAACCTATTGTTATGGTAACAGCTTACGACTACCCAACTGCAAAGATAGCATCAGAAGCTGGTGTTGATATCATCTTAGTTGGTGATTCCCTGGGAAACGTTGTGCTTGGTTACGATTCCACAATACCTGTGAGTATGGAAGAAATGCTAATGCACATCAAGGCTGTTCGAAGAGGTGCTCCTGAAGCATTTATCGTTGGGGATATGCCATTTTTATCCTATGAGGTTAGCATCGAAAAAGCTGTTGAAAATGCAGGACTCATGCTTAAAGCCGGTGCAAACGCAATAAAACTCGAGGGTGGAGAAGAATACGCAGACACAATAAGACAAATTATCCGTGCTGGAATACCAGTCATGGGACATCTTGGTTTTACTCCCCAGTCGGTTAATCTACTCGGTGGTCACAGAGTACAAGGTAAGACAAACGAAAGCAAAGAAAAGCTCTTGAGAGATGCAAAAGCTTTGGAAGAAGCTGGATGTTTTGCAATCGTTCTTGAGCTCGTTGTTGAGAGCGTGGCAAAAAAGATAACGGAAAGCATAAATATACCAACCATAGGAATTGGAGCTGGAAGATTTTGCGACGGACAAGTTCTTGTATTCCATGACATCGTAGGTCTATCTCAAATGAATTTGAAATTCGTAAAAAGATACGCAAACACTTACGAGATAATGTTAGATGCTATTAAAAAATATAGGGAAGAGGTTAAATCTAAACTATTCCCTGAAGAAAAACACATATTTGAATAA